The Hippoglossus hippoglossus isolate fHipHip1 chromosome 4, fHipHip1.pri, whole genome shotgun sequence DNA window CCCCAGCGAGGAGGTGAGCTCACGTTCAGGACATCAACATGTCTAGTTTGAATGCAGCTCCCTCGCCGTGGTAGCTTATTAGCTTAGCCTGCTGGGCAACGTCAGGCTGAATGTTTAACCAGCTATTATTTGTGTTAGCCGATATTAGCCTGTTAGCCACGTTTGAGTCGTCTataaagagacattttcaaaacaagtgttttgtggctcctgttttaaggaagtgtgtgtctgtgtctctgtgtgtgatccAGTTGAGGTGAATAGTTAGTCAGTGATGAATGATTGCTGTTAACCCTAAACTCGGCACATCACCTGCAGACAGGTGCTTCTCTGACTCTGTCTGCATTCATTTCTAACCAGAAGACATAGCAACACCAGGGTCAGTACTACATGCAATAAACTGTTATCTAAATCTATTGTAGGTCACAGGTTTAGTACAATTCAAAAGCAGATATcgactgatttatttattgaacatttttctctcttggATCCTAATTTGACCTctttacattgtttgtttttgtccagCTCACCATCTAAACATCAAACATAGAAAAGTAGTACCTCTACTCTCCAAGGAGCTAGAGCTCCATacccttccactaagtttcgtggtaatccatctTATAGTTTTTGTGTCAACAGTAGTAGAGGACAGCTGTCAAGTGTTGACACGCTTCCTGTAGTGTCAGGTAGCTCAAACAGTGGCTGATCTGTGTCAATTTGTCAATACActtggttagggttagggttataagTTTAAAACGGTGTGTTTAAACTTATACGCACTGTTTGCTCCCCTTACGATATCTTTAAAAACTGTCAGGTCAAATCCTGAAAAACGTTTACCTTGTTCCTTTGAAACATCACACAGGAAATACCTGCTCGAGCAACAATTTACCTGCGTAGAGAATCACAGACTTGAGAATAACGCCAAGAGGGGAAATAGAAATGCAATACAAGTCCAATAATGTGACTTGACAACACTATTAGactacttttattttactataaCAGCCTCCTGAATTTTACAGTTTTCCTGCTGCAAATTAAAACTATAGTGTTGGGGCCCACATGTAAAAACTGAGCTGCCAGAACAAGGAGATCAAATACATCATAGAATTAAAATGTAGAAGGCCTGGATTTTTCTGTCACGATGACACACATCAGATAGGATTCTGTAGATACtgttcacacactcatccaAGTTGTAATTTTCCACTGGCGAGCGTAGCTTTTTCTAAACAAACTCTTGTCGGCCAAGGTCTGCtgtaaaagataattaaaaccaagttttatggaaataGCACTATATTGTGAAATCAGTATTTTAAACCTTCACACTACCTTCATAAAACCACCTTGAGATGTCCAGTGACTTTATCACTTGCATGATGTAAACGTGAGACTCTGTCCTATCTCTACTATCCATCCATCCTATGTGATATGAGCACAGCATCAGAGCTGAAGTTTGAAAACTATGGTCAGCCCCATTCTCTCATTGTTATAAGGTTTGTCCAGCTGATGTCATCATTTAAATCACACAGCAGCTCTCCAGATGTGAGTGTGGATTATGCTGAGAATAAAAAGATCTAAGCTTCAACTTAGTTCCTCGGATCCTTTCTTAAAACTACGGATGCAAATCTAACCCTCTGTTCTTTCCTATTTGATATTTCAGCTTCAAGACTGCATTCAAGCTACACTGAGGGACTGGTTTTCAACTACAAAGCCGCCATGTGAGGTGGGGTGACACTTAGAGTTTTCACAGCGCATAATTGTTGCACTGCTGGTTTCTCATTGGGAAAGTTGAGACCTTTTGTAAACCAGCTTTGCTTGCATTTCATGATTTGCTGTGAAACAAACGCACACTAGTATTTGAACCCAGCTACTCTGCTGTGAGGCGGTAGAATTCCAGTGCTTGAAAAAATAGAACGACTGTAGGGATGGACTTCAAAGGCGTCCTCTTGGCTCACTGAAAAGACGCTGTCACCATGAATGTTCATGCAGCGCTGCCTGCCAAAGGCTCCATTCCGAGCGTGTGTCTGCTTGTGGGGTTGGGCGCTGAGTAGAGGTGGGGGCACAAAAACTTTGCCCTAGAGCAGCcattcccaaacttaagaatgccgtggcccaatttgaaaactgagaaatgtgtgcggcccacccacacctttaatcacaactatatgatccacacacaggactagaatcatacatattattaatttgatagcaaaaataattgtatatgaatgcaggcatatgcagtgcaaatccaataacatccacatttaagcgtaacaatttgcaaagcaaccaatgtaaaaaaacatgaagtgcaaatagtgtattgttaaaaatatattcttactgtttgtataacagagcacaacaagGATATtcgggagaagaaaaacacatttgaggcaTAACCAAATATACTTGAGGCTCTCtcagtgtatttttaaaagatgctcgaggcttggataaatattgtccatgtttagtttctaaatggcGGCGGCGCACTTTACATGGTCCCAGGGTCTTGTTAGCTAGCATCTcagcgcacagcacacacacaggcttgggggTTGTCCTCTGGGCCAGCGACAAGTCCTCACTTGAGTCCTctgtttagttttgaatgattcagttggACTTCCTGATTCCCCTtcgtcatcagcagctttcctctgctccatcttgctcgacccagctcacaacaaagttctccctcacctgtgaTTCACCCGCTAATGATtcgttcaagtgttaatgtgacggtcagcaaaaacaatgacacctgctatataggtcagataaaataagaacaacgtggaatttaaatctcttgtctttgtttcattacctgtgatgattacctttttttaaatcaatcataaatgtttggtggtaatcaacgcttacttacaaatctgaaacttttttatctatttattttctgatgacctctcacggcccacctgcagtggcttcacggcccaccagggggccgcggcccacactttTGCCCTAGAGTTTTTGTCTATCAACTGTGATGTGATTTCTGCAAACAGTCCCCATGGGATAATTTGCTTTCATCAAACTTTTCTGAAAATCCTGAAGTCAATATTAAAAAGGCTGCAGGATCCACTGTAGTGAGCCACCATTTCTGCTGAACTCACCCCTGCTGCAGCTAGTTTTGCGAGGCTCAGCTAATCTGCCTTTTATTACCACACCCATTGGAATCAAATGGGGATGGTTTGAAAGAGGTGAACTGGGGGTCATAAATACTTGCAAATACAAAGCTTGTATAAACATCCTTTACTTGAGGACCTGTGATTCCTCAAGTTTTGTTTGCTGCATATCTTGTAGGACAACACATACACTTTGAAAATGCTGTGTAACATGTTTATATCATAAAGCTCaacatttgttgtttgtgtcctgTTGTTCTAAACACAATGGACTCATGTCTAAAATAAGCTCACATAAGTCACAAAGGTCTTTTCACTAACACGTAACAACATTTCCATTCTACACACAACATGGTACAGGTGTGAACTTCTTTCAGATTAACACAAAATTCACGACAGCACTAtgtcacacatgaacacagcaAATAAACGTACATCACGACGTTTAGTAACACAATGATGTTTGAATAGAAAAGTCAGTGCTTTTACAGACAGAAGAGCTTAATCtttcatatttcacaaaatgAGTAGCAGTCTCTAAAGGGCTTTTCATTTCATGCAGAACTTCACAGATACACTGGACTGCTCCATTCCCCAGCCAACAGACGCCATCACAcctgaggagagggaggaggtgaaggtttCAGGTCTGTACTTCTGCTCTGTCGTCCGCTAGAACAGCAGTAAATCTATTGGCTGTCACATTCAGTTGGCTTTCATGAACTTGTTCAGGTTacttcagttgtttttaataaGGGATAAAATTGGTATAAGTTTTGTTTATTAATGTCtacatttattaaagataatttaTAAGAGAGCTAATTCAGAAAAATGTGCCCAATCAAATAATTAGTTTAAAACATCCTCCAATTCATCTTGCAGCTAATTGAGTACCCCTACTTAACTGGCTCAATAAAAAATGCATACATTATTAAGTAAAAAGTAGCAGCAATGATTTATAAACTACTACATTATGTGATGGACAACATGTTTGCCTTGTTCTTTCAGTCAAGCTGTTCCTGTGTGAGTCACTTCAGTCGTCCATCAGAGATGCAGTGGAGATgggtgagttttttttttttaaatctcatgaGCAAAACTTTGATTTGGTCTCTATGTACTTcagctgtgtttgtctctccCTCATAGCCTGCCAGACACTGGCAGTGTCCCAGCTTGACTCTGTTATCATAGCGCCACCTGGGCCCCTGGAGGGTGACGGTCAAACACTGGCTCACCTTCAGCCAGCttgggaggagctggagaccCTGGTGAGGAGCCAGCGGATCGCTGCCATTGGCACCTCTGACCTGGACAAAGATCTGATGGAACAGCTTTACAACTGGGCGCAGGTCAGTGGGGATATTATACATGTGAGGCCTAATCCAGAGGAAACGGTGATGTTGACTCTTATATAAAGGTCAGAATggcagttttttgtttgtgaaaccAATCACTGACCATATTCCCTCTGGAccaggtgaagccgagcagtAACCAGGTCAACCTGGCCTCCTGCTGTGTGATGCCTCCTGACCTCACCGCTTTTGCTAAAGAGTTTGACAtccagctgctcacacacaacGATCCCAAAGGTGAGAgatcattcatttctttttgcCAGTGAGATGAGTTTGTTTGACTTTTGTAATCAATCCAAACCTAGTGATGATCCTAGATGTCAAAGGTTTTGAGTGTCCCAAATTAGGCATGAGGTTCACAGATAGACTGAAGATGACACATTTCTAAAAACTCAGCCTTATCTCTCAATGCGTTTTCAAAAAGAGATGAGTTAATGCATTGTAGTTGGGGTCAACTGCAGCATTAGTGTATCTAATTTGTATGCGCTTTGCATAGTGTGAACAGCAGAGTTCACATgtacttgttttcattttaaaccgctcatctctctgcttcctgtttctgtccTCAGAGCTGATGTCAGCAGCCACTTTCAAAGAGGCGTTGAAGGAGGGAACACAAGACCCGAACATCGCCGACTGGAGGCTGGAATGGGTCCTGCGTTACTCCATTATTGTCAAGAGCAGGGGCATCATCAAGTCTAAAGGCTACCTTGTCAGTGCAAGGAAGGCAAACCCCTAGCACACCCCCACCAGAGAAGACGACCGGGATGAAGCcattttcattcacacacacacacacacacacacacacacacacacacacacacacacacacacacacacacacacacacacacacacacacacacacacacacacacacacacacacgacatgcAGTAATGGCGCTGAATACTGGATGCTGCTAATCAAAATGGGTCCTGAAGTCATTGATTTATCTTACAGATAAGGTTCCATCTTCTTCATATATGATTTGTTCGGTTTAACAGATGCAGGTATCCATCACATCGTCTCAGTGAGATCAAAAATCGTAGATGAACGCGCGATATGAACCCAACTGTCAGTTTGGAGAGACAAGACTGTGAAACATGTTTCACCATGACCAGTACACTGACAGTCTTTTACCACCACAGCAGAGGCTGCTTTAACTATGGGAAATGATGGTTGATCCAAGATGAAGGTTCCCTGACCCTGTTCTCATGTGAAGTGCCTCTCAACTTTTTCTCCTTCTATCCTCCTACCTGCTTTGTCTCCACTGGGTCTGTGTGAATCGAGCTTTAAACATGTTGAGTCTGAATGAAAAGATTATGATTGCAGCAAAAGTAAAGGGTAGAAATCTATTGTTTTTAGCAAAAAATTATtccaaacatttttaaaaggataAATGGAAACTAATATAGTGtgaaaaaagttttatatttgtgcAGTTTTGGTTGTTACTGCTGTATATGACACCATTGCATTCCACaattaagaaaaacatgcaCTTTCATATTTCAATACCCAAATATATATGAGCTGTTTATTTTATGATGCAGACTTTTAACTGGTTAAACGGACAGCTGTTAAAGTATAACTttaaactgttgtgttttctaaCCATGCAATATTTCTGACGATGCATTGAAATATATTCCCCCCCAACGCTCGTGATTAATTTGAGGGTTGAAATTAGAGCACTGTTTTGAGATTGACAGAAATAGGCCGATGTCATCTATGTGTTGTTATTCTATCACTGGAAACTATGTCTGAACTGAGATGAGGTAGAATGTTAACTCTGAGGAAGAAGTTATTGTTTACGAATCATGCTTGGTTTCCAGATCAGATCCTGGTCAGATCTCATGAAGACAAATTATCTGTTGCGCTGTAAACATATTTAATGCTGTCATATCTGTATATCATGACCTGGCTTTATTAAAATTATGAAATGCACCTGTGTACTGTTGACACTGGTGTTTTTAATATAGTggaaagtgagtgagtgatgatGCAATCACTATTTGGTGTCATAAAAATACATAACATCGTAAAACTGACCTTTCACATGTGTGTACTGCTGAGCCAACAGACTTTCAACCTGTTACACTGAGCTCATCAAGCTcgtattttatttaactgtaaaGATAAAAGCTGGTGATTAACCTGAGGAAACTGAATTGACATTTACATTGCAGATGTGGTAGAAGTTGAATCGCAGTCATTGGCCTGCACCTCCACCTTCTGGAGACTCTATGTAGTGCACACTGTCTTTCTAAACTCTCCTTTGCACATAGATTCTGATGGAAATTTAGGCTTCAGGTagattaaaacacaacagaagtaTGTCTATGGAGTCTGTGCAAATAGTCAATAATTAGGTGGTCCACGtttctctacttcctcccactatgcAGAAATGACGCCAAAACATCCAGGATATGAAAGCTTCCATCTTGCGCTGATGACacaggtcctgctgatacacaagctcgaccaatcatgtctcagctgtcaatcatgacatctcaccctgtttttatagcatcaaatcattAGTAATTAAAACGAAATTTACTGTGTGATAACTACCTGAATTTTTGACCACGACTTTTTAAATTTGGCCTATGTCCCATTCACTTACATGGATGAGGCGGCAGGATTTGATCAGGGTGTGATCAAGTTGCCTGTAACACACGCGAGTGACTTTAAGCTTCTCCTCCTTACATACAAGGCTCTGAATGGACTAGAGTTACACAGCTGACTCTCTAGTTAACTACGTTCCCTCTAGAACACTGAGGTCATCTGCAGCAAGTCTATCGAGGTTCCAATGCAGCCCCAAAAAAATCAGAGATGCAGCTTTTGTGAACTACTCTCCAACGTTCTGGAACAGACTGCCGCTAAATATCAGAGAATCTAATTcagtaaatgtctttaaaagaaaacttgaaaCATTTCTCTTGACTTCAGCCTTTAACTAGATCTTGCACTTGCCTGCACTCCTGCgattttttaatcactttctttcttttctgtttttatgcattatTGTATTTCTTATataaccatatatatatatatatatatatatatattaattttattaactttttttaatttcctttgcttttaaatatcattttaacattttcttatgctacttaaaatcttttttctcaTATGAATTACTttatattgaattgaattatttctatgtttttatttttattagcatgtttttatttcatctataTAGTATGTAAACCACTTTTAGCTCGATGTTTTGTATGAAAGgtgttatacaaataaagtttattattattgttagaaatataaatgtattttaaaaacacagtctATGATCACTGCTCTGTGATCGTCTGCTCAGGCCTGTCTTATTCTCTGACGCGACTGATCGAGTCTAACCTTCATACCGGAAGTGAGAGAGTGGGGACAGGCGCGAGCAGCGTCCAAGATGGTGTCCACcaggagaggagtgtgtgtgagctctcCAGCTAAAACTAACCCCGACCAGTCCTCAGACGTCCCGGTACGTGTGGAGCACAGATGAGATTTAAACGTGTAGATGTTCAGAGGTGATGTTCAGCTTCGGTCTGAGCTGTGACGAGTCTGTCACGTGGTTTTTTACCCTGGCGAGAGGAGACACGTGGACACCACTAGTTTGTTTCCAGCGTGGAGTTTGTCAATGTTTGGATGTTGTTGTTTCGAGGAGTTTaatgttaaacatgttttattggaACGCTcctagttgttgttgtttcccccCGGACAAGGGCCTCTATTTATAAATAACCCCCAAATCCTCCTCTTTTATAAACATCAGTGATCTGATACGTGTAGatcatatatataattaaatgtggGTCATTCGGTGTCAATTCCTCACACGTTCACAGTTTAAGAAAAATGTCATGCTGATTTACACAAGAAACCTATATAATCAAGAATTTGTATCGTTCTTACAGTGTGTCGTTAAATTACCTTTTAACATCCTGTCTGACTCATTAATGTTACAGCACATCATGGCTTGACCTTAGGTTATAGTGTATTCTACTTTTTTCTTactgtcaacagaaacacaaaatgatgatTAAATTGAGAATAATTGTCTGTGTGACGGCACCGAGCTCAATTAGCTTCCAACACATAGTGACCTAAATCATTGCATCAGATGTAATCATCCGTCATTATTCTGAAAAGTCGCTGTAGATCTCTAAATGTGTAATAATACGCAGCAGAAAATAATCCCCAATGCATTAAATCACTTCTGGCTTATGTAACGTAATGTTTACAGTTCATAACTTCAGGACAGATAAAGAAGTGAGAGAAAGACGGAATGTAGCACACTGTTGATTTTGGTCTTTgttaataataagaaaaaagtgGAATAGCAGCAGCCCTATCCTGTTATTTTCTGTCTGCTCTAGAAACACCTTTTTACCAGCTCTTCTGTCAAACAGGCCACTCCCTCCACTGTTCGAAGATCAAGGAGAACTACTAAACAAGCAGAGAGTCCTACCCATGATGCCCTTGTGGAGACTAGCCGCCAGCTTGAGAAAAGTAACAGAGGATCTCCAGCATCTCCGCCGCCCTCCTTGATTAAAAGATGCGCCAGAGCTTCCAGACTCCACAGTCCAGAGCAGCCCTGCACACCCGTGGACTCAACCCATGAAGGAGACGTGTCAGACGCGGGGTCCTGCTGCTCTGCGCTGTCCGACATCGAACCACCGGTGACACGGACCAGAGGCATGAGGGCACCGCCCCGGGCAGTCAGTCCGGAGGATGAGGAGATATCTGAGGTGGAGTCGTGCTCCTCTGTAGTGTCTGCATCGAATGCTGGTCAAATTACTCGCAGGAGCACCAGGAGAAAGACGGCTCCTGCATCCCGTGACCTGGCTCCAGCATCTCCTGACCCGGCTTCTGCATCTCCTGACCTGGCTATGGCTCCTCTTGAGGCAGCAGACGTCGACCAGATGCTGGAGACAGAGTCCTGCAGCGCTGTGGCGTCCGAATACAAGAGAGCCACCAGAAGTCTGAGGAAAACTGCTGGCACCAGATCAGCTGCTAAACGACAAAATGAGGCCTCGGAGGTCTCAGATGCTGACAGCTGCGCATCAAGTGTCACAGAAGCTGCGGTTACTAGGTCCACCGCCCGCAGATCCACGAGATCCAGAAAATCAGCACACGTCATCCCTATAAACCTCGACGATGGCTCGGACTGCTCTTACTCCCCGCCTCGGAGAGGGCGACAGACCAGGGCAGCAAGAGGAAAGGCATCAGTGACTGTGGATGTGAGTGATCCCCCGTCTCCCAACTCTGATGGGTTTGAGTCAGGGTCCACTTACAGTATAACCACTCGTAGGCGGGGCAGGGCACAACCCCAAGGCCCCAAAGCCTTGGACTCGGACTCTGACCTGACGGACAGAGGAACTCCCTGCAGCAGCCGCACAGGCTCAGGGAACCGCAGTCGAGGTGTTCGGGTAACTGGAAACTCCGTCAAAAATCTTTCTATTGTTCTAAAAAAAGTCTGCGAGTCGATGGTAGAGGACGTCTCATTAAATGACTCCACGTTAGAACGCACGCTCCTCACTGAGGATGCAGACCGCACACTGTCAGAGGAACCTATGAGCCTAACgctggaagaaaaagaagatgtaAAGGGAGCTGATCGCACAGCCAATGAGGTGGATacaaatgaagaggaaaaggatgaagaggaaaaggaagacgAGAAAGAAGTTATTGCGAGTAGAGTTAATCTCACAGCCAATGAGGTGGATacaaatgaagaggaaaaggatgaagaggaaaaggaagatgAGAAAGAAGTTATTGCGAGTAGAGTTAATCTCACATCCAATGAGGTGGATacaaatgaagaggaaaaggaagttGTCAGTGAGCCTGCAGTAATGGTCAAAGGCCAGCAGGAGGAGCCGTCTGCTGAAAAAAAAGACGAAGACACCTCAGAGGTGGAAATGATGCAGGAAATGATCAAGTCATCCGAGCCGTTGAAGCATTGCCAATCAGTCACAGTAACGGAATGTGAGGAGGCCTCTGGAATcatggcggaggaggaggaccaaCCCATGGAGGCAGCTGATGTGGCGACACACTCATCACAGGGAGATGAGGCTGTGGTTGAGGATGCAGTTGTAGAAACTGGGCCCAGTGATGAGGAGAAAATGGAAGTGAACACAGATGCTCAGCAGGTGGTCGACTCCAGCGAGGTCCAAGTCGAGTCCATTCAGGTAACATCCAGCCAGCAGCTAACCATCACAGTGGATTCTGAACCcgaacagcagcagaaagacgtCATTGTCCAGAAAACTAAAGTCATCAGCCTGCTGGACAGCAGcgacgatgaagaggagggggacgTTTCTGGCGTCGATGAGGAGGAATTGGGTTccggggaagaggaagagggagcagGACCGTCTAAGAAGTCAGAATCAGCAGCTGAATCAGTGGGAGGACTGTTTATGATCGACACGCGGCCCGGACAAGAAGCTGACGGACATTACTACAAGGAAAGAccaacagaagaagaggaggcccAAAACAGAGAAGCTGAACAAGAGGAGCAGGATGAGGAGTTTGTGGATGAGGagggggatgatgatgatgacgacgaaGATGCAAAACTCCTCTTCACGTGTCGAAATCCTCAACTGTAAGTGAAAGAAAAGTAACAGCCTCAGCCTGGTTCGTTCACATAGGAATACACACACGTACTTCAACTCACAGAAAAGTAAATAATGAAGTAAATAAATCTGCAACTTATGATGGTTTAAAGGACAATAGTGACTTTACACAATATCTTTCATGTTTTCAACAAAACCCCCAAAAGATTAGTTTTGGTAAGAGACGTTCATAGATGGGAAGATAGATCAGCACTCTGCTGTCGGAGAATGAGACCTTAGAATTTacacagttcccacaacgagcagcacTTTCCCAACTGGAGAGAAAAACCTCCCTCATTaaccatctgcctcgaccggttgggctgagcagagaaaatgggaaagagaggagagagagtcaggaacagttgtgtgaccatcatatttaagctctgtcacactggttgttataatgaaaacaataatctTCGCTTGTACTTTGGTGTCATCGGGTGTTTCCGCCTTTTTAATCGCAGTAAAGTCAAAAGCCGAACCTGATCACCTAAAGACGCATGTTAATGTTAATACCAGGAATGACGTCTGTGTCACTTTGTTTCAGGAAAGATTTCTCCACCCGCATCGACCCTGGCATCAAAATGAAGGAGTTGGGGGGTTTATACATCAACTTTGGCGGCAGCAACTCAAAACCTGCCTCCACTTCGTCCAAGGAAAAGAAGATCCAAGATGAGGTAACTGTGTGGACTCGCTCTTTTTGAATCTGTCCTCCTGTCAGAGACATGGACTGTTTGCCGCTCTGCAGaattgataattgattatttttgttgtggTCCACAGGTGATGAAGAAAAGTGTGATTGGACCAGAATTTGAAAAGAAGGACGCGGTGCCTCCGTACAGTGAATCCAAACAAGCcgtaaaactgaaaaacagagTAAGTTTACAACTGAACGCTGTGGTGTTTAAGTACTCAGTGATTCAGTCTGTTACCTGGACACTATGTCAAAGCCAGTTGGCCATCTGTACAATTTTACCAGGGGGGGTGGTCAACAACCAAACTATGGCTCCTGTGAGCAGCATCTACTGCAGGatgctcacctgcacacacacattctccatCTGCTCACACAGCCCTCTCTCATGATGGCTGAGGGGGGGGTGGCAGCTTTGTCAGGTTgtttaagccattttcagacaagaactctggagaatgtccaaaCAAATGGATCCTGACTTTCTCTggtgtttgcctttcacacatgaacgcAGCGggacattcacaacaacacagaactcTCAGGAGcgtgagggggagggggggagcgCAGCAGACAGAGGCCTATAGAATTAATTTctctgcggagatcacgtgtttgtgtttacagcacatcaacactgaggTCAGctctcatcaccaaaagctctctcgACATCTTTGGTGtccgctttttcatcctaagATTTTCTTTCCGTGGCTGCATGCcgacgtgtccttgggcaagatactgaaccctgaatcgCCCCTCATAGAAAAGGCACTGTATgaactgtgtgtgaatggatgaatggctataatctgtactgtaaagcgctttgagtggtcatcaagactagaaaagctctagttaaatacagaccatttaggagattctccagagttcaggacatgtctgaaaacagctgtagGGGGATGTTTTTATGCCTCAGCgccagcagcagccagaggtcattatgtttttgggttggccgtccgtccgtcccattcaCATGAACGCAATATATcaacgccttgagggaatctcTTCAAATTTGCTGCAAATATTCacctggactcaaagatgaactgattagaatttggtggtcagTGGTCAAGGTCGCGGTGAACTCTGAAAACACTTTTGGTTCCTTGAATATGAAATCTCAGACCGATTTAAGGGAATATCATCAACTTCAGTTGGactaagtgattagatttcCTTGGTCAAAGACCAAGGTGGCGCTGACCTTATATAAATGTGGAAAACAAAGTTATGTAGACGGAAACTGCAATGGctggcggaggcatacaaccgcagtgctGTATACCTagtttttggtcattttggtttaaagggcATGGCAACTCATAACTGATTTCACAAATTGTACAAGAGATTCTCTGCTGTCGTCataaatactgtgtgtgcatCCAGTGCTTTAGCAGTAACTGAACTTGTGTTTCCCAGGCAGAGAGGGCGAAATGTACAGGAGATGCTTGGTTCAATATGAAAGCCCCTGAGCTCACTCAGGAGCTGAAAGGAGACCTCCAAGTCCTGAAGATGAGGAGCACCATGGACCCAAAGAGGTTCTACAAGAAGAACGACAGAGACGGTTTTCCCAAGTATTTTCAGGTCAGGAAAGAAAACCACACAATCCTTCCCATTTACTTGGAAACATGATTGTAATTCTTTATCTTTTAACCTTCCAAAGATATAACTGTATACTTCATACTATATTTGTCCATGTTTTATGTGTATGTGGTGCACAGGTTGGTACCGTGGTGGACAGTCCAGTCGACTTTTATCATTCCCGTGTTccaaagaaagagaggaagaggacgatgGTGGAGGAGCTTCTGGCTG harbors:
- the dnttip2 gene encoding deoxynucleotidyltransferase terminal-interacting protein 2 isoform X1 translates to MVSTRRGVCVSSPAKTNPDQSSDVPATPSTVRRSRRTTKQAESPTHDALVETSRQLEKSNRGSPASPPPSLIKRCARASRLHSPEQPCTPVDSTHEGDVSDAGSCCSALSDIEPPVTRTRGMRAPPRAVSPEDEEISEVESCSSVVSASNAGQITRRSTRRKTAPASRDLAPASPDPASASPDLAMAPLEAADVDQMLETESCSAVASEYKRATRSLRKTAGTRSAAKRQNEASEVSDADSCASSVTEAAVTRSTARRSTRSRKSAHVIPINLDDGSDCSYSPPRRGRQTRAARGKASVTVDVSDPPSPNSDGFESGSTYSITTRRRGRAQPQGPKALDSDSDLTDRGTPCSSRTGSGNRSRGVRVTGNSVKNLSIVLKKVCESMVEDVSLNDSTLERTLLTEDADRTLSEEPMSLTLEEKEDVKGADRTANEVDTNEEEKDEEEKEDEKEVIASRVNLTANEVDTNEEEKDEEEKEDEKEVIASRVNLTSNEVDTNEEEKEVVSEPAVMVKGQQEEPSAEKKDEDTSEVEMMQEMIKSSEPLKHCQSVTVTECEEASGIMAEEEDQPMEAADVATHSSQGDEAVVEDAVVETGPSDEEKMEVNTDAQQVVDSSEVQVESIQVTSSQQLTITVDSEPEQQQKDVIVQKTKVISLLDSSDDEEEGDVSGVDEEELGSGEEEEGAGPSKKSESAAESVGGLFMIDTRPGQEADGHYYKERPTEEEEAQNREAEQEEQDEEFVDEEGDDDDDDEDAKLLFTCRNPQLKDFSTRIDPGIKMKELGGLYINFGGSNSKPASTSSKEKKIQDEVMKKSVIGPEFEKKDAVPPYSESKQAVKLKNRAERAKCTGDAWFNMKAPELTQELKGDLQVLKMRSTMDPKRFYKKNDRDGFPKYFQVGTVVDSPVDFYHSRVPKKERKRTMVEELLADAEFRHQNKKKYQQILTEKAAQGAGRKNRKKSKFHKK
- the dnttip2 gene encoding deoxynucleotidyltransferase terminal-interacting protein 2 isoform X2; amino-acid sequence: MVSTRRGVCVSSPAKTNPDQSSDVPATPSTVRRSRRTTKQAESPTHDALVETSRQLEKSNRGSPASPPPSLIKRCARASRLHSPEQPCTPVDSTHEGDVSDAGSCCSALSDIEPPVTRTRGMRAPPRAVSPEDEEISEVESCSSVVSASNAGQITRRSTRRKTAPASRDLAPASPDPASASPDLAMAPLEAADVDQMLETESCSAVASEYKRATRSLRKTAGTRSAAKRQNEASEVSDADSCASSVTEAAVTRSTARRSTRSRKSAHVIPINLDDGSDCSYSPPRRGRQTRAARGKASVTVDVSDPPSPNSDGFESGSTYSITTRRRGRAQPQGPKALDSDSDLTDRGTPCSSRTGSGNRSRGVRVTGNSVKNLSIVLKKVCESMVEDVSLNDSTLERTLLTEDADRTLSEEPMSLTLEEKEDVKGADRTANEVDTNEEEKEDEKEVIASRVNLTSNEVDTNEEEKEVVSEPAVMVKGQQEEPSAEKKDEDTSEVEMMQEMIKSSEPLKHCQSVTVTECEEASGIMAEEEDQPMEAADVATHSSQGDEAVVEDAVVETGPSDEEKMEVNTDAQQVVDSSEVQVESIQVTSSQQLTITVDSEPEQQQKDVIVQKTKVISLLDSSDDEEEGDVSGVDEEELGSGEEEEGAGPSKKSESAAESVGGLFMIDTRPGQEADGHYYKERPTEEEEAQNREAEQEEQDEEFVDEEGDDDDDDEDAKLLFTCRNPQLKDFSTRIDPGIKMKELGGLYINFGGSNSKPASTSSKEKKIQDEVMKKSVIGPEFEKKDAVPPYSESKQAVKLKNRAERAKCTGDAWFNMKAPELTQELKGDLQVLKMRSTMDPKRFYKKNDRDGFPKYFQVGTVVDSPVDFYHSRVPKKERKRTMVEELLADAEFRHQNKKKYQQILTEKAAQGAGRKNRKKSKFHKK